The Mesorhizobium sp. INR15 region GAACCGCCCTCATGCGGCGCCAACGGCCACGCCGACGGCAATTTCTTCCTGACTGAAAAACAATAGCCGTGCCTGTCGGCGCGACAACGCCTCGACCGTCCTTGGCAAGACAGCGCTTCATGCGATCCCGAAAAAGGCGATGATGCGCGCAACTTGGAGGCTGTGGGACCATGCAGAAATCGTCACGGAACAGGGCGCAAGTCATCACGACAGGCCTTGCCTTCGGAGAATCACCACGATGGCATGAGGGGCGGCTGTGGCTCGCTAACTGGGGCTCCGGCGAGATCGTCGCCGTGGATGCGAACGGCACAAGCGAGGTCATGCTCAGCGTGCCGACCACCATCCCCTACTCCATCGACTGGCTTCCGGATGGCCGGTTGCTGGTTGTTTCGGGGCGCGAAGGGCTTTTGCTGCGCCAGGAGGCGGATGGCTCTCTCGCCACCCACGCCGATCTGCGCGTCCTGTCGAAACAGCCCTGGAACGAGATCGTCGTCGACGGGCGCGGCAACATCTATGTCAATGGCGGCGGGCCGACCCCGCCCCCCGGCCAGTTCTTCGGTCCCGGCACGATCGCGCTGGTGGCCAAGGACGGCAGCATTCGGCAAGTCGCTGAAAACATCGCCTTCGCCAACGGCATGGCGATCACCGCCGACAACAACACGCTGATCATCGCCGAATCGCACGGCAACCGGCTGACGGCCTTCGACATTGCCGCTGACGGCAGCCTCGCCAACCGGCGGGCGTGGGCAGACCTCGACGGCTATCCCGATG contains the following coding sequences:
- a CDS encoding SMP-30/gluconolactonase/LRE family protein, with amino-acid sequence MQKSSRNRAQVITTGLAFGESPRWHEGRLWLANWGSGEIVAVDANGTSEVMLSVPTTIPYSIDWLPDGRLLVVSGREGLLLRQEADGSLATHADLRVLSKQPWNEIVVDGRGNIYVNGGGPTPPPGQFFGPGTIALVAKDGSIRQVAENIAFANGMAITADNNTLIIAESHGNRLTAFDIAADGSLANRRAWADLDGYPDGICLDAEGACWYADVPNKRCVRVMEGGDVLQTVDVDRGCFACMMGGADGKTLFIVAAEWRGFEHMMSEARTGQVLSVEAPAPGVGWP